The proteins below are encoded in one region of Leptospira montravelensis:
- the hslV gene encoding ATP-dependent protease subunit HslV, producing METIHATTILSVRKNGKIAVGGDGQVSMGNTVMKHTAKKVRRLYNGKVIAGFAGSAADAFTLFELFEKKLIEHGGSVSRAAVELAREWRMDRMLRRLEALLIVCDANESFLISGTGDVISPDDGVLAIGSGGNFALSAARALVQNTDMDPKDIITKAMGITADICIYTNHNLVIEEL from the coding sequence ATGGAAACAATTCACGCAACTACCATCCTTTCTGTTCGTAAAAACGGTAAAATCGCCGTAGGGGGAGATGGTCAGGTATCGATGGGAAATACCGTGATGAAACATACCGCTAAAAAAGTCAGAAGACTTTACAACGGTAAGGTGATTGCCGGATTTGCAGGAAGTGCTGCCGATGCATTTACACTCTTTGAACTCTTTGAAAAAAAATTAATTGAACATGGTGGTTCTGTGTCTCGGGCAGCGGTGGAACTGGCTCGTGAGTGGAGGATGGACCGGATGTTACGTAGGCTTGAGGCACTTCTCATTGTCTGTGATGCCAATGAATCTTTTTTAATTTCCGGAACGGGAGATGTGATTTCACCCGATGACGGTGTTCTTGCGATTGGTTCTGGTGGGAATTTTGCTCTTTCGGCCGCAAGAGCTCTTGTACAAAATACGGATATGGATCCGAAAGATATCATTACAAAAGCAATGGGGATCACAGCTGATATTTGTATATACACTAACCATAATTTGGTGATTGAGGAATTATAA
- a CDS encoding metallophosphoesterase family protein: MKILHISDLHFPKKLSLFSLRGKAIVGYLSYRLRRKSKHPLVLISAMVEAISKLEYDALIISGDLTNVSHPGEFQNAKEILSPLLTDKTFLIPGNHDRYHKLAVGPNPLFEKTFSEWMGKSLDPNLYIRSKKIGGKLFIGWDSNYAIPRITANGYVSPEIIDKTLSLVTEPYVLVCHHPLWNPKTEIESKTHQMTNRSEVVEKLKTNPPELYLHGHTHTNWVKLPGARTTFPIVNSASSTRLSDRNHECGFHLIEIEKSTKYRRFIYSEDKFIETNPIFYEESEGVI; the protein is encoded by the coding sequence ATGAAAATCCTCCATATTTCCGACTTACATTTCCCAAAGAAACTCTCATTGTTTTCTCTTCGTGGAAAAGCTATTGTCGGATACCTCAGCTACAGGTTGAGAAGGAAATCTAAACATCCACTTGTACTAATTTCTGCTATGGTAGAAGCTATTAGCAAATTAGAATATGATGCACTCATCATTTCTGGTGATTTGACAAATGTTTCTCACCCTGGTGAGTTTCAAAATGCAAAAGAAATTTTAAGTCCACTGCTTACTGACAAAACGTTTTTAATCCCTGGAAATCATGATCGTTATCACAAACTTGCAGTTGGACCAAACCCGCTATTTGAAAAAACATTTAGTGAGTGGATGGGGAAATCTTTAGACCCAAATCTTTACATTCGATCTAAAAAAATCGGCGGAAAACTATTTATCGGTTGGGATTCAAATTATGCAATTCCACGGATCACTGCCAATGGTTATGTTTCTCCCGAAATCATCGATAAAACTCTTAGTTTAGTAACAGAACCTTATGTTCTTGTATGCCACCATCCACTTTGGAATCCCAAAACGGAAATTGAATCCAAAACACACCAAATGACTAACAGATCTGAGGTGGTTGAAAAATTAAAAACCAATCCTCCTGAGTTGTATTTACATGGACATACACATACCAATTGGGTGAAACTCCCTGGGGCTCGGACAACATTTCCCATTGTGAATTCTGCATCCAGTACAAGACTCTCTGATAGGAACCATGAATGTGGATTTCACTTAATTGAGATAGAGAAATCTACAAAGTATCGTCGTTTTATTTATTCCGAAGACAAATTCATTGAGACCAATCCGATTTTTTACGAAGAATCGGAAGGGGTCATCTAA
- the trxB gene encoding thioredoxin-disulfide reductase, which translates to MNHKVVIIGSGPAGHTAAIYAARANLNPVMYEGFMAGGVAAGGQLTTTTEVENFPGFPEGIDGTKLTQLFREQSTKYGTTIHTQTITKVDFSKRPFTIWSDDEEIKAESVIIATGATAKRMFVPGEETYWQRGISACAVCDGALPIYRNKALAVVGGGDSAVEEANHLTKFASKVYLVVRRDQLRASQIMQKRAMEHPKIEILWNQTVVEAKGGAGGLTSIVLESTKDKSKKDLEVGGLFYAIGHVPNTEVFKGQLELDETGYILTKPGTTQTNVEGVFAAGDVQDKVYRQAITAAGSGCMAALEAERWLEGH; encoded by the coding sequence ATGAACCATAAAGTTGTCATCATCGGATCCGGTCCCGCAGGACATACAGCAGCGATTTACGCAGCAAGAGCCAATCTAAACCCGGTGATGTATGAAGGATTTATGGCAGGCGGAGTGGCCGCAGGTGGACAACTTACCACCACAACGGAAGTGGAAAACTTTCCCGGTTTCCCAGAGGGAATTGATGGAACCAAACTCACCCAACTTTTCAGGGAGCAGTCGACAAAATACGGAACGACCATCCACACCCAAACCATCACTAAAGTGGATTTTTCCAAACGCCCTTTTACCATTTGGTCTGACGACGAAGAAATCAAAGCCGAATCTGTAATCATTGCTACTGGCGCCACTGCGAAAAGAATGTTTGTCCCAGGGGAAGAAACCTACTGGCAAAGGGGAATTTCTGCTTGTGCGGTTTGCGATGGTGCCCTCCCCATTTACCGCAACAAAGCACTTGCGGTTGTGGGTGGTGGAGACTCCGCAGTAGAGGAAGCAAACCATCTCACGAAGTTTGCGTCCAAAGTGTACTTAGTGGTGCGTCGTGACCAACTCCGTGCTTCCCAAATCATGCAAAAACGAGCGATGGAACATCCAAAAATTGAAATCCTTTGGAACCAAACTGTGGTAGAAGCAAAAGGTGGTGCAGGTGGACTTACCTCCATTGTCCTCGAAAGTACCAAAGACAAATCCAAAAAGGATTTAGAAGTGGGTGGATTGTTTTATGCGATTGGCCATGTTCCTAATACAGAAGTATTTAAAGGACAATTGGAATTGGATGAAACAGGTTATATCCTCACAAAACCGGGAACCACTCAAACCAATGTGGAAGGTGTGTTCGCTGCAGGGGATGTGCAGGACAAAGTGTACCGACAAGCCATTACGGCAGCTGGAAGCGGTTGTATGGCAGCTCTAGAAGCCGAACGTTGGTTAGAAGGTCACTAA
- a CDS encoding bifunctional chorismate-binding protein/class IV aminotransferase, producing MIQVSEFTWESFEKEYRNIGGLLFEDSRTEPGFTICDWYFDLHEEIEILYKEKEPVAETIKTNLSKLDAYLEKEFYPCGALFFELGYFFIEGLDLKHSSLAEGTPLLQYSIYKQKKRIKYSNPSPLTFETIELPNISVLWEKETYEERFKKTREALLLGESYELNLCFPVSLSFEGDLFLYYQSLKAKQKTKYSVYYPFSNTRTLSLSPELFFEVNGDKIKTEPMKGTILRGFTSKQDKEYKSQLQSSDKERAENVMITDLYRNDLGRIAKQGTVEVTDLFLIKGLETVWQMVSKVEAKLKNPFSWYPVLKALFPSGSVIGAPKKRSFELLRELENTNRGLYTGSIFVSEMLDSVPRICSNVTIRTLHLKKENNLWKGNYGVGSGITVLSESEAEYKECLSKLRFITNPNIPSFEILETIRFGFGHYFLKELHLERMEETANRFGYPFSKQNAEACLKKHNHSSKDEGVFRLRLLLNERGEFRLETFPLTKPIIRPRIRLGLASQPVDSNDLFLYHKTTNRSFYQKMLEECKTKSIDDCILFDRDGRILETNIRNLFLKKGKFWFTPTLETGGLPGVFREALLRKGWVKETELFQSDLIDADDILVGNSLRGFERVELVL from the coding sequence TTGATACAGGTTTCAGAATTTACTTGGGAGTCTTTTGAGAAAGAATACCGAAATATTGGTGGCCTTCTCTTTGAAGACTCTCGGACAGAACCAGGTTTTACCATTTGCGATTGGTATTTTGACTTACATGAGGAAATAGAAATCCTCTATAAAGAAAAAGAACCAGTCGCAGAAACCATTAAGACAAACTTATCTAAGTTAGATGCCTATCTAGAGAAAGAATTTTATCCTTGTGGTGCCCTATTTTTCGAACTTGGATATTTTTTTATCGAAGGACTGGATCTAAAACATTCTTCGCTCGCAGAAGGGACTCCTCTCCTCCAATATTCCATTTACAAACAAAAAAAAAGAATTAAATATTCAAATCCATCACCACTTACCTTTGAAACAATTGAATTACCAAATATTTCTGTCTTATGGGAAAAAGAAACCTACGAGGAACGATTTAAAAAAACAAGAGAAGCACTTTTACTTGGTGAAAGTTATGAATTGAATTTATGTTTTCCAGTTTCCCTTTCGTTCGAAGGGGATTTGTTTTTATACTACCAATCTTTAAAAGCCAAACAAAAAACCAAATACTCTGTTTATTATCCTTTTTCAAATACAAGGACTCTGTCTTTATCACCAGAACTATTTTTTGAAGTGAATGGCGATAAAATAAAAACAGAACCTATGAAAGGAACAATCCTTCGAGGTTTTACATCCAAACAAGATAAAGAATATAAATCACAGCTCCAATCTTCTGACAAAGAAAGAGCCGAAAATGTAATGATTACGGATTTATATCGGAATGATTTAGGTAGAATCGCCAAACAAGGAACAGTGGAAGTTACGGATCTTTTTTTAATCAAAGGTCTAGAAACGGTTTGGCAGATGGTATCCAAAGTAGAAGCCAAATTAAAAAATCCGTTTTCCTGGTATCCCGTGCTAAAGGCTCTTTTTCCTTCTGGGTCAGTGATTGGAGCTCCTAAAAAAAGGTCTTTTGAACTTTTACGAGAACTAGAAAACACAAATAGAGGATTGTATACAGGATCCATCTTCGTCTCAGAAATGTTAGATAGTGTGCCAAGGATTTGCTCCAATGTTACGATTCGAACCTTACATTTAAAAAAAGAAAACAATCTTTGGAAAGGAAACTATGGAGTGGGAAGTGGGATCACAGTTCTCTCCGAATCCGAGGCAGAATACAAGGAATGCCTATCCAAACTAAGGTTTATAACAAATCCCAACATTCCCTCTTTTGAAATTTTAGAAACGATACGATTCGGTTTTGGGCATTATTTTTTAAAAGAACTCCACTTGGAGCGAATGGAAGAAACGGCAAATCGTTTTGGTTATCCCTTTTCAAAACAAAATGCCGAAGCCTGTTTAAAAAAACATAACCATTCTTCCAAAGACGAAGGTGTTTTCCGACTACGGTTATTACTAAATGAAAGGGGAGAATTTCGATTAGAAACTTTTCCACTCACAAAACCTATAATTCGTCCGAGAATCCGACTTGGACTTGCGAGTCAGCCCGTAGATTCTAACGATTTATTTTTATACCACAAAACAACAAACAGATCTTTTTATCAAAAGATGTTAGAAGAATGCAAAACCAAATCCATTGATGATTGTATTTTGTTTGATCGAGATGGGCGGATCTTAGAAACCAACATTCGAAATCTATTTTTGAAAAAAGGAAAGTTTTGGTTTACTCCAACGCTCGAAACCGGAGGCCTACCCGGTGTGTTCCGAGAAGCACTTCTCCGAAAGGGGTGGGTCAAAGAAACCGAACTTTTTCAATCGGATTTGATAGATGCAGACGATATCCTTGTCGGGAATTCCCTTCGCGGTTTCGAACGAGTGGAATTAGTTCTTTAG
- a CDS encoding tetratricopeptide repeat protein gives MVHRNSLIFLLTFASLLVVNCGRKERSLFEEGKKWEMAGEKTKALYYYELSLRENPDYDPVLKRMGLLLAESNQSIATAIFYLEKYHKQKKDDTEVQRELFRLYLTTGYEKEALEILEEIRFQGKKETLEFFETTYLCLTRGFKQKDYLLTLEKSPLAGDPYYAPWVRACETK, from the coding sequence GTGGTTCATAGAAACTCCCTAATTTTTTTACTCACGTTTGCCAGTCTGTTAGTCGTTAATTGCGGCCGAAAAGAAAGATCCCTTTTCGAAGAGGGTAAAAAATGGGAAATGGCTGGAGAAAAAACAAAAGCCCTCTATTATTACGAACTTTCCCTTCGTGAGAACCCTGATTACGATCCAGTTCTAAAACGAATGGGACTCCTACTTGCAGAAAGTAACCAATCCATTGCCACAGCCATTTTTTATTTGGAAAAGTACCACAAACAAAAAAAAGATGATACAGAAGTACAAAGGGAACTCTTTCGCCTTTATCTTACCACAGGATACGAAAAAGAGGCATTGGAAATTTTGGAAGAAATTCGATTCCAAGGAAAAAAAGAAACTTTGGAATTTTTCGAAACAACTTACCTTTGCCTTACCAGAGGGTTCAAACAGAAGGATTATTTACTGACCTTAGAAAAAAGCCCTCTCGCAGGGGATCCCTACTATGCGCCGTGGGTCCGGGCTTGCGAAACAAAATAG
- the hslU gene encoding ATP-dependent protease ATPase subunit HslU, giving the protein MTYPTIIAEVAGSQNPAEELTPRQIVEKLDEHIIGQTKAKRAVAVALRNRSRRRKLDESLREEIYPKNIIMIGPTGVGKTEIARRLSKLCGAPFLKVEATKYTEVGYVGRDVESMIRDLAMGALNLVKAEFRDRVKDKAAEKAEEIVLDAILPPIFHKKEEDLNPEEKERQTSYKESREKFREKLRKGILNDREIEIDIPKPSAPTGMPMLQVFGAGNMEDMDNQLQSLLGDLMPKKSGKRKVKVIDAGKLLTESEAEKLIDADKIQSEAVRRVEEMGIIFLDEIDKIAGREGRQGADVSREGVQRDLLPIVEGSTVNTKIGPIKTDHILFIAAGAFHMTKPSDLIPELQGRFPIRVELETLTESDFIKILTTPKSSLTKQYEALLATEGVKINYTTDGIAEIAKLAFQMNEKNENIGARRLNTIMEKLLEDTSFDAPDLPPDQKEVVVNEGYVSSKLKGIIEDKDLSRFIL; this is encoded by the coding sequence ATGACATACCCTACTATAATCGCAGAAGTTGCCGGATCACAAAATCCAGCAGAGGAATTGACCCCTCGTCAAATTGTAGAAAAATTGGATGAACATATCATTGGACAAACCAAAGCTAAACGGGCAGTGGCAGTGGCTCTACGGAATCGTTCTAGACGTCGTAAACTCGACGAATCTCTAAGAGAAGAAATTTATCCTAAAAATATCATTATGATTGGACCCACAGGTGTGGGAAAAACGGAAATTGCACGTCGACTGTCAAAGTTATGTGGTGCTCCTTTTTTGAAAGTAGAAGCCACAAAATATACAGAAGTCGGATACGTTGGTCGCGATGTAGAATCTATGATTCGTGATTTAGCGATGGGTGCTTTAAATTTGGTAAAAGCCGAATTTCGAGACCGAGTCAAAGACAAGGCAGCAGAAAAAGCTGAAGAGATTGTTCTCGATGCCATCTTACCTCCCATCTTCCATAAAAAAGAAGAAGACCTAAATCCAGAGGAAAAAGAAAGACAAACAAGTTATAAAGAATCCAGAGAAAAGTTTAGAGAAAAACTTCGCAAAGGGATTTTGAATGATAGGGAAATCGAAATCGATATTCCTAAACCTTCGGCACCAACGGGAATGCCCATGTTGCAAGTGTTTGGTGCTGGGAATATGGAAGATATGGACAACCAATTACAAAGTTTACTTGGTGATTTGATGCCCAAAAAATCGGGGAAACGAAAAGTAAAGGTAATTGACGCAGGGAAACTTCTCACCGAATCGGAGGCAGAAAAACTGATAGATGCCGACAAAATCCAATCGGAAGCCGTTAGGCGTGTGGAAGAGATGGGAATTATCTTTTTGGATGAAATTGATAAAATTGCAGGTAGGGAAGGTAGGCAAGGGGCCGACGTATCGCGGGAAGGAGTCCAAAGAGACTTACTTCCGATTGTCGAAGGATCGACAGTGAATACAAAAATTGGTCCAATTAAAACCGATCATATTCTTTTTATTGCAGCAGGTGCTTTTCATATGACAAAACCATCGGACCTGATCCCGGAACTCCAAGGAAGGTTTCCGATTCGCGTGGAACTGGAAACATTAACAGAATCTGATTTTATTAAAATCCTTACCACTCCTAAGTCTTCTCTCACCAAACAATATGAAGCCCTTCTTGCGACTGAAGGTGTAAAGATAAACTACACTACAGATGGAATTGCTGAGATTGCCAAGTTAGCGTTTCAGATGAATGAAAAAAATGAAAACATTGGGGCAAGAAGACTCAATACCATCATGGAAAAACTTTTGGAAGATACAAGTTTTGATGCACCTGACTTGCCTCCAGACCAAAAAGAAGTTGTTGTTAACGAAGGTTATGTGTCATCCAAACTAAAAGGAATCATCGAAGATAAGGACTTGAGCAGGTTCATTCTCTAA
- a CDS encoding lipoyl domain-containing protein, which yields MKEFLLKTPDLGDTEKIELVRWLRKVGDSVSQGDEMIELVTDKAAFPVESPYSGILKKIIMEEGSVVKKGDILGIMDINE from the coding sequence ATGAAAGAATTCCTTTTAAAAACTCCTGATTTGGGTGATACAGAAAAGATCGAATTAGTTCGATGGCTCCGAAAGGTAGGTGATTCTGTATCTCAAGGGGACGAAATGATCGAACTTGTTACCGACAAAGCCGCTTTTCCCGTCGAATCACCCTATTCAGGAATCCTAAAAAAAATCATTATGGAAGAAGGATCGGTGGTGAAAAAAGGAGATATCCTCGGAATCATGGATATTAACGAATGA
- a CDS encoding peptidase MA family protein, protein MIRKIITFTLVLLTSVIYSESERSKVSLQRGPGSDVLYFDFGETAPSSYHGVERLQEPKLEDLHLGFLEPTPGYYQGPDGGEVYQWAKNHYQWKRADGSVYTEWANGTFKLDFPTGTGFVSAPSSCNGCLPTIIWNYPDLTKVTKYWMAHRKEYDYIRQKPISFENYLLVSETKFGKPRLEFGNYVFYGSEKWSEYLRVFGDNFKMKPFLSFLKSEFQLENRGKIPVLLFDKYEEIKDYIGADIPGGSEEGGFGSRDSITLCCGEKMPQPTGVLEFDSDALRRIHFGTFYHEAVHNLEQVSCLKIQTETGKFPQTDILDPWFEEGLANYVEAKFYERKQFHIYNDAEKLIRENKVPKSFKLLLDAKYKDLLPYSIGPLLIKHIHETYGKEAIISYQKDTCIGVSPLLALQNATGVSPDKILKDSLSSFEKDKDTILRNGKKLQLAGFSTMNSKFPNEYKNFLDKGFSLPESAMDIKSYTDIPSLQKIFPANVEIYSGKLEGDFLGPNSSYFYLWKKGNYRWYGDSFEANVFPGNQILFRGSNFTLIEWEDGKKQYISPKGDSVIFFNLESKSYLDINGKQVTP, encoded by the coding sequence ATGATTCGTAAAATTATTACCTTCACACTTGTCCTCCTAACTTCCGTTATCTATTCTGAATCCGAAAGATCCAAGGTTTCTCTCCAAAGGGGACCCGGCTCCGATGTATTGTATTTCGATTTTGGAGAAACTGCACCCAGTTCTTATCATGGTGTAGAAAGACTCCAGGAACCTAAATTAGAAGATTTGCATTTAGGTTTTTTAGAACCCACTCCTGGGTATTACCAAGGTCCAGACGGGGGCGAAGTATACCAATGGGCCAAAAATCATTACCAATGGAAACGTGCGGATGGAAGTGTCTATACGGAATGGGCGAATGGAACTTTTAAATTAGATTTTCCTACGGGCACAGGTTTTGTATCTGCACCTTCATCATGTAATGGATGTTTACCGACAATCATCTGGAATTATCCTGATTTAACGAAAGTCACTAAATATTGGATGGCACATCGAAAAGAATATGACTATATCCGCCAAAAACCAATTTCCTTCGAAAACTATCTTCTTGTCAGTGAAACTAAATTTGGAAAACCAAGGTTAGAATTCGGAAACTATGTATTTTACGGATCTGAAAAATGGTCCGAGTATTTACGTGTGTTTGGTGATAATTTCAAAATGAAACCTTTTCTATCTTTTTTGAAGTCAGAGTTTCAATTGGAAAACAGAGGAAAAATCCCTGTTTTGTTATTCGACAAATATGAAGAAATTAAGGATTATATTGGTGCTGATATTCCCGGAGGCTCCGAAGAGGGAGGGTTTGGCAGTAGGGATTCCATTACTTTATGTTGTGGGGAAAAAATGCCACAACCCACTGGGGTTTTGGAGTTTGATTCCGATGCACTTAGACGCATTCATTTTGGGACTTTTTACCATGAAGCAGTCCACAACTTAGAACAAGTATCATGTTTAAAAATCCAAACAGAAACTGGCAAATTTCCACAAACCGATATTTTAGATCCTTGGTTTGAAGAGGGTCTAGCTAATTATGTGGAGGCAAAATTTTACGAACGAAAACAATTCCATATTTATAATGATGCAGAAAAGTTAATTCGAGAAAACAAAGTTCCGAAATCCTTCAAATTATTATTAGATGCTAAATATAAGGATTTACTTCCTTATTCCATTGGGCCGCTTCTTATCAAACATATCCATGAAACCTATGGAAAAGAGGCTATCATTTCCTACCAAAAAGATACATGTATTGGAGTATCACCCCTCCTAGCTTTACAAAATGCAACGGGAGTTTCTCCCGATAAAATTCTGAAAGATAGTTTGTCTTCCTTTGAAAAAGACAAGGATACAATCCTTAGGAATGGCAAAAAATTGCAGTTAGCCGGGTTTTCTACCATGAACTCAAAATTTCCTAATGAATATAAAAACTTTTTAGATAAAGGATTTAGTTTACCTGAATCGGCAATGGATATTAAATCTTATACAGACATACCTAGTTTACAAAAAATCTTTCCGGCCAACGTAGAAATATATTCAGGTAAATTAGAAGGAGATTTTCTCGGTCCAAATTCCAGTTATTTTTATCTTTGGAAAAAAGGAAATTACCGTTGGTATGGAGATTCCTTTGAAGCAAATGTGTTTCCCGGTAACCAAATTCTTTTTAGGGGTTCTAATTTTACGCTGATTGAATGGGAAGATGGGAAAAAACAATATATATCACCGAAGGGAGATTCGGTGATATTTTTTAATTTGGAGTCAAAATCCTATTTGGACATTAATGGTAAACAGGTCACTCCTTAG
- a CDS encoding Mrp/NBP35 family ATP-binding protein, whose amino-acid sequence MANSKIDLTTIQRQLMQVKHPELKKDIVSLGMVASVTPTDDGIEILIKTPNADRRLQIGLEAQTRQLISKIEGAGKVKIKFEIDQNLKMEDGNHIIGVKKVIAVGSGKGGVGKSTVTANLASTLARNGKKVGILDADIYGPSLGKMFGINGRVALKSEEDKIYPIEKHGIKLISFSFLVTEDQPVVWRGPMLGKAIEQFLYDVVWGELDYLFIDLPPGTGDVQLSLAQLIDLDGAVIVTTPQEVAVLDAGRAAAMFKQVKVPILGIVENMSGFACPKCGHVTDVFSKGGGEKLSKQVGVPELGSVPLTLDVMSSGESGKPALLDTKDSHLQQAYFRIAKNLEDQIAQWED is encoded by the coding sequence ATGGCTAATTCAAAAATCGACTTAACAACGATCCAAAGACAACTCATGCAAGTAAAACACCCTGAGTTAAAAAAAGACATCGTAAGTTTGGGAATGGTTGCATCTGTAACGCCTACAGATGATGGAATCGAAATTTTAATCAAAACACCAAACGCGGATAGACGATTACAAATCGGATTGGAAGCACAAACAAGACAGCTTATTTCCAAAATCGAAGGTGCAGGAAAGGTCAAAATCAAATTTGAAATAGACCAAAACCTAAAGATGGAAGATGGAAATCACATCATCGGTGTTAAAAAAGTGATAGCTGTTGGATCTGGAAAAGGTGGGGTTGGAAAATCGACAGTCACTGCAAACCTTGCCTCTACCCTTGCACGTAACGGTAAGAAGGTGGGAATTCTTGATGCAGATATCTATGGACCTTCCCTTGGAAAGATGTTTGGGATCAATGGTCGGGTTGCATTAAAATCCGAAGAAGATAAAATTTACCCCATTGAAAAACATGGAATCAAACTGATTTCTTTTTCCTTTCTTGTTACGGAAGACCAACCAGTCGTTTGGCGTGGACCCATGCTTGGAAAAGCCATTGAACAGTTCTTATACGATGTTGTCTGGGGAGAGTTGGATTATTTATTTATTGACTTACCTCCTGGAACAGGAGATGTCCAACTGTCACTTGCCCAACTCATTGATTTGGATGGGGCGGTGATTGTAACAACTCCCCAAGAAGTGGCAGTCCTTGATGCAGGGCGTGCTGCTGCCATGTTTAAACAAGTAAAAGTCCCAATCCTCGGAATTGTGGAAAACATGTCTGGTTTTGCTTGCCCTAAATGTGGTCATGTAACAGATGTTTTCTCCAAAGGGGGAGGGGAAAAACTTTCGAAACAAGTGGGAGTTCCCGAACTTGGCTCTGTTCCTTTGACCCTGGATGTTATGAGTTCCGGAGAATCAGGAAAACCAGCCCTACTTGACACAAAGGATTCCCATTTGCAACAGGCGTATTTCCGCATTGCAAAAAATTTGGAAGACCAAATTGCTCAGTGGGAAGATTAA
- a CDS encoding ATP-binding protein, with protein sequence MSNQNKPTDYSKVVRIQIPSNPRFVSHTRNYFFNLCLEHGFSLFDSLDLKLVIGEAIVNIIRHAYSGNTGKPIFIEFQFDKDRVEIRLRDYGKKVEPGELRSFDLSDYREHGIGLFMIKELTDYYFLDQSFEVGNQMVLIKRK encoded by the coding sequence ATGTCGAACCAAAATAAACCCACGGACTACAGTAAAGTAGTCCGTATCCAAATCCCCTCAAACCCTCGTTTTGTATCTCACACTCGTAACTATTTTTTTAATCTTTGTTTAGAACATGGATTTTCACTTTTTGATTCACTTGATCTGAAACTCGTGATCGGTGAAGCCATTGTGAATATCATTCGTCATGCCTATTCTGGTAACACTGGAAAACCGATTTTTATTGAATTTCAATTTGATAAAGACCGCGTGGAAATTCGTTTGAGAGATTATGGAAAAAAAGTGGAACCGGGCGAACTTCGTAGTTTTGATCTTAGCGACTACAGGGAACATGGGATTGGACTTTTTATGATCAAAGAACTCACCGACTATTATTTTCTCGACCAATCATTTGAAGTAGGGAACCAAATGGTTCTCATCAAAAGAAAGTAA
- the xerD gene encoding site-specific tyrosine recombinase XerD has translation MGSKLPVSQNQLLQTFQEYLSVEKGLSDNSIYSYGYDLNKFAIFLEKEHINFLEVKANDIMRFLEEERERKISAKTLAREVVAIRQFYKYLRDEKRLDSNPTEKIETPEVARTIPDYLTQAEIDELFRNIKEDNLYELRDKCIFELLYSSGLRISEACNLKMTDIDMENMTITVEGKGGRQRLVPFGEKSLDILKKYLSESRTEILKKRTCEFVFVSKKGSYINRKSVWRLLNHYIKRTKIKKKVTPHTLRHSFATHLLENHADLKSVQELLGHIDISTTQIYTHMANKTLKEVHKKFHPRG, from the coding sequence ATGGGTTCCAAATTGCCAGTTTCTCAAAATCAGCTTTTACAAACATTTCAAGAATACTTGTCCGTAGAAAAAGGACTGAGCGATAATTCGATATATTCTTACGGATATGATCTCAATAAGTTTGCGATCTTCTTGGAAAAGGAACATATCAACTTCTTAGAAGTAAAAGCAAACGACATTATGCGTTTTCTCGAAGAAGAAAGAGAACGCAAAATCTCAGCAAAAACACTGGCTCGAGAAGTGGTTGCCATCAGACAGTTTTATAAGTATCTTCGAGATGAAAAAAGGTTAGATTCCAATCCTACCGAAAAAATCGAAACTCCTGAAGTTGCAAGAACCATCCCCGATTATTTAACTCAAGCCGAAATTGATGAACTCTTTCGTAATATCAAAGAGGACAATTTGTACGAACTTCGTGACAAATGTATCTTTGAACTTTTATATTCTTCTGGGCTTCGTATCTCGGAAGCATGTAACTTAAAAATGACTGATATTGATATGGAAAATATGACAATCACTGTAGAAGGAAAAGGGGGACGCCAACGTCTAGTTCCTTTTGGTGAAAAGTCCTTGGATATTTTGAAAAAATATCTAAGTGAAAGTCGCACAGAAATTTTGAAAAAAAGAACGTGTGAGTTTGTATTTGTTTCCAAAAAAGGATCGTATATCAACCGTAAGTCGGTATGGCGTCTTTTAAACCATTATATCAAACGCACTAAAATTAAGAAAAAAGTAACTCCACACACACTTCGCCACTCTTTTGCTACCCACCTTCTTGAGAACCATGCAGATCTCAAATCGGTTCAGGAACTTTTGGGCCATATCGATATTTCGACGACTCAAATTTACACTCATATGGCAAATAAAACTCTGAAGGAAGTTCATAAGAAATTCCATCCGAGAGGATAA